The genomic interval TCACCTGTATATGCAACTTTTTCTTCTCCGATTCGTTCCGCTTGGAAAAATCAGATATACCTGAAAACTTCCGACGGTAAGACAATTCCGGTAAAGAAAGACGATTCCGAAAATGGCTACGAAACTTACTCGATTGCCTTTTCCTATCCGTTACCGGCAAACACTGAATTTCAGCTCGTATTACCGAAGGGAATTTCGGACGATGCCGGGCGTCCATTAGAGAACGCATCCTCCTTTCCGTTAACGTTTCGCACGGACGAATATCCTCCTCTTGCAAAATTCGCGAGCGAATTCGGAATTATTGAAAGATTTCCGGAAGCCCTTCTACCTGTAACGATCCGAAATATCGAAGCGCCGGTTCCGGCGAAGCATTTGAATCCCTTAGAGCCGAGCGGGGGTGGGGAATTCATTCTAGAACAATGGGCAACACTCAAGAGCCAAGGAAAGGAATTTTTGGGAAATGCATTCGGGGGCAAAAATTCCGACGAAAAGAAAAAAGAAGGAAAACCTCTTCCGGCAAAATCGATCGTAGTCGGACCCGGTCAAGTACAGGAAATTTTATATTGGCTTCGTAGAATTCCGTATTTTCGAAAAGACGAATCTATTTTTAAAAATGCGAATGGAGGCTCATCGGCAAAAGGATTCGGAATCCCTTCTGCAGGAGGCGAAAAACGCTTCGAAGTCGTCGGAATTCCGTTGAAGAGAAACGGATTGCATGTCGTAGAGATCGAAAGCGCGGTCTTAGGAAGAGCGTTAGATCCGGATCAAAAACCGATGTTCGTAAGGACTGCAGCGTTAGTCACAAATCTCTCTTTGCATTTTAAATGGGGAAAGGAAAATTCTCTCGTCTGGTTAACGTCTCTCGATAAGGGGACACCTATTGATGAAGCCGAAATATTCGTGTATGATTGCGGAGCCAACCTAGTTTGGAAGGGAGCCACGGGAAAGGACGGATCGATTCTCACCAAGGAGATCTCCCGCGAAAGCCGCAATTGCCAAGACGTAAATAAATATAATGACGGGTATTTCTTAGTAGCGAAGAAGGGGGAAGATTTCACGTTCCTTCATACGACTTGGGACGATGGAATCGAACCTTGGAGATTTCAGCTAAGGCAAAATTATTACGACGGTAATTATCGATACGCTACCGTATTAGACCGTTCTTTGTTTCGGGAAGGCGAAACGGTTCGGATGAATCATATACTTCGTTTAACGACGAGTGAGGGTTTCAGATATCCGAATCGATCCGAAATTCCTAGTTCCGTGCAAGTTACGCATAATGGAACGGGTCAGAATTATTCTTTGCAAGTAAATTGGTCGGATTCGTTCTCGGGGGAGACTCAGTTTACGATTCCTAAAGAATCCGTTTTAGGGGAATATTCCATTTACTTTTTGCTACCCAACGGGCGAAAAATTTTTTCCGGCACGTTTACTTCGGCACAATTCAGGCTTCCTCTCTTAAAAGGCGAATTACAGGCGGACTCTTCCCAGCTTGTCGCCCCGAAGGAAATCTCCGTCACGGGGCAGATTACGTATCTTTCCGGAGGGAAGGCAGGGCTATTACCTGTTTCCCTCCGTTCTTCCATAAAACCTTCGGGTGGAATCCAGTTCCCTTTATATCCCAATGTCGAATTCGGAAACGGAAAATCGGAATCTTCGCAATCGGGGTACGAAGCTTACGAGGAGGATTCCGATTCGGGATCGAAGAAGAAACAGGAATACCAATTAGTTTCTTCTAAAACGGATCCAAACGGGTTTCTTTCGGAAAAAATTACGGTTCCTCAGAAATTGGAGAGAGTACATTCGCTGGATATAGAGATGGAATGGAAGGATCCGAACGGCGAAATCCAAACGGTCGCGAGAAACTTTCGATTATTGCCTTCCAAGAATCTAGTTGCGATTCGAAATGAAGATTGGGTCGCGGTTCGAAATAAGATTCGCTCCAAAGTTTTCGTTTTGGATCCGCAAGGGAATCCGGTGGAAGGAAAGAAGATTACCGTTAAAGGTATTTCCGCTAAGTATATTTCTCATAGAAGGCGTTTAGTGGGTGGATTTTATTCTTATAATCACCGTCTGGAGAGAAAAGATATCGGGCAAGTATGCTCCGGTACTACGAATGAGAAGGGAATTCTGGAATGTCAGGGAGCAATCAATCAAACCGGAGAATTATATCTAGAAGCGAAGATTGATGGGGAAGAATCCTACGCTCACGCTTCCATTTGGGTCGTAGGAGAGAAAGAGCTCTGGTTCGGTTCTTCTGATAATGACAGAATGGACATTTTTCCGGAAAAGAAAAAATACGAGCAAGGAGAGACCGCTCGCTTTCAAGTTCGGATGCCTTTTAAGACCGCTACTGCGTTAGTCACCGTCGAAAGAGAAGGGGTTTTACGTTCTTTCGTCCAAACGTTAAGCGGAACAGACCCTAGTATCGAAATTCCGATCGAGTCTAGTTATGGTCCCAATGTTTTTGTCTCCGTTTTAGCCGTTCGAGGCAGAGTAGAAGCGCCGAAACCGACCGCTCTTATCGACCTCGCCAAACCTGCATATCGTCTAGGTATGGCGGAAATTCAAGTCGGTTGGCGACCTTACGAACTAGATCTAAAGGTCTTGCCCGAAAAAGAGGAGTATCATCCGAGAGAAAAGGCAAAGGTTAAAATTCTTCTTTCTGAGGCAAATCGAGAGTTTTGGAAAAACTCGAAAGTTACATTGGCTGCCGTCGACGAGAGTTTGTTGGAGCTAAAGCCGAATCTTTCATGGAATCTTCTGAATACGATGATGTCGCCTCGAGGAATCGACGTAACAACGTCCACAGCTCAAACGTTCATCATCGGAAGGAGGCATTTCGGCTTAAAGAGTCTTCCTCCCGGCGGCGGCGGAGGTAAATCCACGACTCGCGAACTTTTCGATACGCTTCTCTACTGGAAGGCGGATGCGATTCCGAACTCCAAGGGAGAAATAGAGGTAGAAATCCCCCTTAATGATTCGTTAACTTCTTTCAGAATCGTGGCCGTAGCCAGCTCGGGAACGAATCGATTCGGTTCCGCTTATGCGAATATACGGACAAGCCAAGAAATATTATCGTATGCGAGCGTCTCTCCGTATGTTCGAGAAGGGGATAGAATTCGACCCGGTATTTCTTTAAAGAACACCACCGCGAAATCTATCCAAGTTCAATTGCGGGTGAAATCGATTCCGGATTTGAATCTCGCCTCTAAATCAATCACACTCGCTCCTAATGCTTCCGAAACCGCGTATTGGGAAACCGAAGTCCCGAAAGGAGTAAAGGAAATCGTATACGATTTTTCAACGGAAGCATCTTCCGTTTCTTTTACCGATACATTACGGTTTAAGCAAACGGTCGGCACGGCCATTCCATTGCAGGTTCTCCAGGCTAACTTCTATCAATTAACTCCTTCCGTTCAGGTTCCGGTGGAAGAGCCGGCAAACGCGGAGCCGAATCGCGGAACCTTGGAAGTAACGTTCAATTCGAGCCTTGTTGCGGGACCTATAACGGGTATCGAATCCTATATGGCTAAGTATCCGTATTCCTGTCTGGAGCAAAAACTCTCCAAATCCGTCTCTTTAGGCGACGAAGCAAACTGGAAAGAAATCGTTCGAAGTCTCCCTAAGTATTTGGACCCGGATGGATTACTTCAATTTTTTCCGAATTCCTACGGGAGAGGCAGCATTCCTTTAACGGTTTACACGCTTTTATTGTCTTCGGAATCAGGATGGGAAATTCCGGAATCATCTAGACAAGTTATGATCGGAGCGCTCAATCGTTTTATCGACGGAACTTTATTTCGATCTTCACCGTTAGCAACCAGTGACACGTTGCTTCGAAAGATCAGCGCTATGGAAGCCGTTTCCCGATTCGGAACAGTGGAAGCCTCGAGAATTCGTTCTATCGAAACAGATCCTAATAGGCTTCCGACGGAAACTCTCGTATCGCTTCGAAATCTATATCGTAACGCGAATTGGGATGCGACGAAACGGAATAAGGTTGATGAGGTCTTACGTTCCAGACTTCGTATTCAGGGAAGTTCGTATGAATTAGCTTCGGACGGATCCCAACTCTGGTGGCTATTATCGTCCGCGGACGCGGTCCAAATTCGCCTGTTAAATTCGATTTTAAAGGACGATGCTTGGAAGGAAGCAGTTCCGAAACTTTTACGAGGCACATTAAATCAAATTAAATTAGGACATTTTGATATTACGACCGCAAACGCGTTTGCCGTGCTTGCCCTAAAAAAATATCGTAATTCATTCGAATCCGTTCAAGTCAAAGGAACTGCAAAGGCCTCCTTTAACTCGGGAGAGACTACGTTCGATTGGAAGAGCCAGGACGGCAAGGTGGAATTTTCCCTACCGAAAGGAAAATCCGATTTAAAACTTAGCCACGAAGGAAGCGGTACGCCCTATGCGTACGTAAAAACTTCTTCAGCGATTCCTTTATCTTCTCCTTTAAGCAGCGGATTGAGAATTCAAAAGGAAATTTTAGACGAGTTTGGCAAACCGAAATCCAGCTTTAAGGAAGGAGATATCGTTCGTGTGCGCTTAAAACTTCGTTCGGAATTCTCCATCTCTTGGCTGGCCTTGCGGGATCCGATTCCTGCCGGTGCAACCATTCTCGGGTCCGGTTTGTCTCGAGATTCGGCGCTATTGACCGCGAACACCGATACGAATTGGTGGGACAGTCCGTCCTTCGTAGAACGAAAATTCGAGGGTGTGACCGCTTATTACGAGTTGTTTTACCCCGGTGAAGCGACTTACGAATATGTTTATCGAATTAATTCACCCGGGATCTTCACCTTACCTCCGACAAGAGCGGAGGCTATGTATCAGCCGGAGATATTTGCGGCCAATCCGAACCTTACGATGAAGGTCAGTCCTTAAGGAATTTGTGAATGCTGCGCTTCTACTCCTTTATTCTGATACTTGTTGGAGTTCCCTGCTTCGGACAAGGATTGCCTAAAGAATTTGTAACCGAAATACAAGCCGGGAAAGTTCCCAGTTTTCAAGAGCTACAAAGTAAATACGAACCGTCCGAAGGAACTCTCTTGGACCGAGCCGGGGAGCATCTACATCGATTAAGGCTGGACCATGCCGTTCGTCGATTGGCTTGGACTCCGACCTCCGAAGTTCCTGAATCGTTTATTTTATCAATCCTTGCGCAAGAAGATAAACGGTTTTCGTTCCACCGAGGAGTCGATTATAAGGCGATCCTAGGAGCAATTCGGGATCGGATGTTCGGAGGTAAGAAGAGAGGCGCAAGTACGATTACGATGCAATTAGCCGGGTTTCTTTTGGGATCCAAGCCCGGGCAAAGATCGTATGTTGAAAAATGGAATCAAATGATTCTAGCTTGGAAGTTGGAAGAAACCTGGTCAAAGGCCGAGATCGCGGAATCTTATTTTAATCTGGTTCCTTTTAGAGGAGAGTTTGTCGGAATTCGGGCCGCATCGCGAGGCATATTCG from Leptospira fainei serovar Hurstbridge str. BUT 6 carries:
- a CDS encoding Ig-like domain-containing alpha-2-macroglobulin family protein, with product MKFSPFFTRAIFLRFPILLFFIAGGSGIAQSSKVQFSFSPQGEIKKVGQVQALFREPMVPLGDPKRAVSPFKIECPVKGEERWVTETDWVYEFEQPLPGGLVCKFTTRSLKSISGNVLDEGKSFTFSTGGPAVSDLRPYQGSTIAEDQAFVLQFDAEPKLSDLTERIYFAIEGLGNKVPIRIIQGKDREAILNASGTYKATNSTLVIGAKQVFPSGKSVRIVVERGLRSASGVATSSNWETSYRVRPSFTAGFTCERVNAKAGCVPISPVYATFSSPIRSAWKNQIYLKTSDGKTIPVKKDDSENGYETYSIAFSYPLPANTEFQLVLPKGISDDAGRPLENASSFPLTFRTDEYPPLAKFASEFGIIERFPEALLPVTIRNIEAPVPAKHLNPLEPSGGGEFILEQWATLKSQGKEFLGNAFGGKNSDEKKKEGKPLPAKSIVVGPGQVQEILYWLRRIPYFRKDESIFKNANGGSSAKGFGIPSAGGEKRFEVVGIPLKRNGLHVVEIESAVLGRALDPDQKPMFVRTAALVTNLSLHFKWGKENSLVWLTSLDKGTPIDEAEIFVYDCGANLVWKGATGKDGSILTKEISRESRNCQDVNKYNDGYFLVAKKGEDFTFLHTTWDDGIEPWRFQLRQNYYDGNYRYATVLDRSLFREGETVRMNHILRLTTSEGFRYPNRSEIPSSVQVTHNGTGQNYSLQVNWSDSFSGETQFTIPKESVLGEYSIYFLLPNGRKIFSGTFTSAQFRLPLLKGELQADSSQLVAPKEISVTGQITYLSGGKAGLLPVSLRSSIKPSGGIQFPLYPNVEFGNGKSESSQSGYEAYEEDSDSGSKKKQEYQLVSSKTDPNGFLSEKITVPQKLERVHSLDIEMEWKDPNGEIQTVARNFRLLPSKNLVAIRNEDWVAVRNKIRSKVFVLDPQGNPVEGKKITVKGISAKYISHRRRLVGGFYSYNHRLERKDIGQVCSGTTNEKGILECQGAINQTGELYLEAKIDGEESYAHASIWVVGEKELWFGSSDNDRMDIFPEKKKYEQGETARFQVRMPFKTATALVTVEREGVLRSFVQTLSGTDPSIEIPIESSYGPNVFVSVLAVRGRVEAPKPTALIDLAKPAYRLGMAEIQVGWRPYELDLKVLPEKEEYHPREKAKVKILLSEANREFWKNSKVTLAAVDESLLELKPNLSWNLLNTMMSPRGIDVTTSTAQTFIIGRRHFGLKSLPPGGGGGKSTTRELFDTLLYWKADAIPNSKGEIEVEIPLNDSLTSFRIVAVASSGTNRFGSAYANIRTSQEILSYASVSPYVREGDRIRPGISLKNTTAKSIQVQLRVKSIPDLNLASKSITLAPNASETAYWETEVPKGVKEIVYDFSTEASSVSFTDTLRFKQTVGTAIPLQVLQANFYQLTPSVQVPVEEPANAEPNRGTLEVTFNSSLVAGPITGIESYMAKYPYSCLEQKLSKSVSLGDEANWKEIVRSLPKYLDPDGLLQFFPNSYGRGSIPLTVYTLLLSSESGWEIPESSRQVMIGALNRFIDGTLFRSSPLATSDTLLRKISAMEAVSRFGTVEASRIRSIETDPNRLPTETLVSLRNLYRNANWDATKRNKVDEVLRSRLRIQGSSYELASDGSQLWWLLSSADAVQIRLLNSILKDDAWKEAVPKLLRGTLNQIKLGHFDITTANAFAVLALKKYRNSFESVQVKGTAKASFNSGETTFDWKSQDGKVEFSLPKGKSDLKLSHEGSGTPYAYVKTSSAIPLSSPLSSGLRIQKEILDEFGKPKSSFKEGDIVRVRLKLRSEFSISWLALRDPIPAGATILGSGLSRDSALLTANTDTNWWDSPSFVERKFEGVTAYYELFYPGEATYEYVYRINSPGIFTLPPTRAEAMYQPEIFAANPNLTMKVSP